The nucleotide sequence GGGCACCGCTAGCTCCCCACTTAGCACGGAAAAAATTTTATGGAGCAGAGCGGGCTCGAACCGCCGACCTGTACGTTGCGAACGTACCGCTCTCCCAGCTGAGCTACTGCCCCATCGCAAACCCATATCTAACAATTTACTGCATCTAAATCAAGCGATATTTTTACGCTCCGAATAAAACAGCGTAACCACCCCGGCAAAGATCAAAAGCGCGCCATAGATCGTCGTTTCGGGCGGAATTTCCTTGAATATAAGCCAGGCATAAAAGCTCGCTCCAACAGGTTCACCCAATATCGAAGTTCCCACCAGGTAGGCACGCATCTGCTTCAGAGCCCAACTGTAAAGCGTATGGCCTAAAACCGTCGGAATCAGTCCCAGACAGAGAAGCCAGATATGTTGCCTGAGAGGAAAATCGTAGCTGAAATCGGAGAATATCAAAACACCCGCAAGCAGAAACAGGGCCGAACTGGCATATACTATCTGCACATAAGCCAGATTCGCCACCCGCTGGCGGACCTGTCGTCCCAGAAAAAGGTAAATCGCGACACAGACAGCACCCGCAATCGCCAAAAGATCGCCCTTGATATAGTCACCGGTGAACCTGAGATCGCCCAGACCTATCACGATTGCTCCTGAAAGAGCCAAAAGTATGGCCAGAATCGACGTACCCCGAACTTTCTCAGAAGTGAACAGCATCGAAAACAACACCAGAAAGATCGGCTGGGTAGTCACAAGGACAGTCGAACTGGCAACCGTAGTGTAAAACAGCGATGAGATCCAGGTGCCAAAATGGAGTGCCAGGATAAACCCGATAAAGACCATCATTAAAAAGTCCCTGCGGCTGATCCCGATAAAGATCTTTTTGGCCCGTATCAGGCTGACTGGCAGAAGCAGAGCAGTCGCCCAGGCCATGCGGTAAAACGAGATCAGAAGCGGGTCGATCCCATCGCACCAGCGTATAAAAATCGCCGCCCATCCGACCGACAGCATGGCCAGAAAAAGAATTGAAAATGCGTAATTAACCTGCACCGGGTTAAATTACGGATTCCCCCTTTTAAAACAAGCTAAAAAGCTTGCAGAGCCCCCTGCCGCGAAGCGGCTGTTTGATTTCCGCAATTTGCGGGCGATCTATAATATCGTGTTTACTTCTTAATAAACTTCGGATCATCAAATGATACCGACTGCAACTCCTTGACTACATTCTTCTGGATCTTTTTCCAGAACGGAATCATGGCACTCGAGGTCTTCTGGGTTCCCAGGCCGTCAGCGCCCTCTTCCAGGCTGAGACTGACATGGACTTCGCCCTGCATCGCCTCAATCACGTTCAGGAAGTTGATCTTTGACCTGTCAGTTGCCAGGGTGTAACCACCCGTGACGCCCTGGAAGGATTTCAGAAATCCCGCCCGGCACAACTCTTTGAGGATCTTGGCCAGAAAATCACGCGGGATACCCTCGGCCTCTGCGATTTCAGAAATCGAAGATCTCTTGCCATCCGGCTGGTTAACCAGATAGGTCACTGCTCTTAAGGCATAATCAGACTTACGAGATATCTGCATTGGTAAACCTTTCCATAAAATGTTTATACCCTTGAGTCCTATTTACA is from Candidatus Zixiibacteriota bacterium and encodes:
- a CDS encoding EamA family transporter; translation: MQVNYAFSILFLAMLSVGWAAIFIRWCDGIDPLLISFYRMAWATALLLPVSLIRAKKIFIGISRRDFLMMVFIGFILALHFGTWISSLFYTTVASSTVLVTTQPIFLVLFSMLFTSEKVRGTSILAILLALSGAIVIGLGDLRFTGDYIKGDLLAIAGAVCVAIYLFLGRQVRQRVANLAYVQIVYASSALFLLAGVLIFSDFSYDFPLRQHIWLLCLGLIPTVLGHTLYSWALKQMRAYLVGTSILGEPVGASFYAWLIFKEIPPETTIYGALLIFAGVVTLFYSERKNIA
- a CDS encoding Rrf2 family transcriptional regulator, producing the protein MQISRKSDYALRAVTYLVNQPDGKRSSISEIAEAEGIPRDFLAKILKELCRAGFLKSFQGVTGGYTLATDRSKINFLNVIEAMQGEVHVSLSLEEGADGLGTQKTSSAMIPFWKKIQKNVVKELQSVSFDDPKFIKK